Proteins found in one Butyricicoccus intestinisimiae genomic segment:
- a CDS encoding O-antigen ligase family protein — translation MIALLERWRELLKNHLAAILVLLFAVQPLMDICSFWLDKLGMSTAPTLLLRMLVFALTALIGFCLSDKKRYYWGLAAICAVFFVCHAVSCMRAGYISPFADLTNYIRVIQIPIFALCLITFLRADTQSYHWVSVGFAVSFAIISAVVLLSVVTGTNPYTYVDDQMGILGWFSTTNSQASIVSMMTPILICMAYKSKRTWLFAATTVLACAQLYFLGTRLAYMAIFVSIFGTILVAALCGEVKKLRCGMLLLVAVVCVLGVKQSPMYQHQQTYSQFMEEKQTVLNSMSADRGTTVTKEEVQNAEEGNAKLELLHTMNQIYCYYRSDLVQRFGVERVMEKCGFSNDVSQMTAARKTKIIFCELLMDEMPETSRLFGIERDAMTYKGESYDVENDFHGIYFLYGAVGLGLFIIFLAYFAVLIVIALFRNVQKYFTMEAGAYGMAFLLALANAYNTAGILRRPNASFYLSVILAVIFYLTRIKQYPETQPKGIFALFGKKKTIKNG, via the coding sequence ATGATAGCATTATTGGAACGCTGGAGAGAACTGTTAAAAAACCATCTTGCGGCCATCCTTGTACTTTTGTTTGCGGTACAGCCGCTGATGGATATCTGTTCTTTTTGGCTGGATAAGCTGGGCATGAGCACTGCGCCGACGCTGCTGCTCCGCATGCTGGTGTTTGCTTTGACGGCACTGATTGGCTTCTGCTTATCTGATAAAAAACGATATTATTGGGGCTTGGCGGCAATCTGTGCTGTGTTTTTCGTGTGCCATGCGGTCAGCTGCATGCGCGCCGGATATATCAGCCCGTTTGCAGATTTGACGAACTATATTCGCGTCATTCAGATTCCGATTTTTGCCCTGTGCCTGATTACGTTTTTGCGTGCGGATACACAGAGCTATCACTGGGTCAGTGTCGGCTTCGCGGTATCGTTTGCGATTATCTCAGCCGTTGTGCTGCTCAGTGTGGTGACCGGAACCAATCCGTATACATATGTCGATGACCAGATGGGCATTCTGGGCTGGTTCTCCACGACCAACTCGCAGGCTTCGATTGTCAGCATGATGACGCCGATTTTGATTTGTATGGCATACAAATCAAAACGGACATGGCTGTTTGCCGCGACAACGGTTCTCGCATGTGCGCAGCTGTATTTTCTCGGCACGCGGCTGGCATATATGGCGATTTTCGTCTCGATTTTCGGCACAATTCTTGTAGCCGCGCTGTGCGGAGAGGTCAAAAAACTGCGCTGCGGCATGCTGCTGCTTGTCGCCGTTGTCTGCGTGCTGGGCGTGAAGCAGTCGCCGATGTATCAGCATCAGCAGACCTATTCGCAGTTTATGGAAGAAAAGCAGACCGTGCTCAATTCCATGAGTGCAGACCGCGGCACGACCGTCACAAAAGAGGAAGTACAGAACGCAGAGGAGGGCAATGCCAAGCTGGAACTGCTGCACACAATGAATCAGATTTACTGCTATTACCGCTCGGATCTGGTGCAGCGCTTTGGCGTTGAGCGCGTCATGGAAAAATGCGGCTTCTCAAATGATGTTTCGCAGATGACCGCTGCGCGCAAGACAAAGATTATTTTCTGTGAGCTGCTCATGGACGAGATGCCGGAAACCTCAAGACTGTTCGGCATCGAGCGCGATGCGATGACGTATAAGGGCGAGAGCTATGACGTAGAAAATGACTTCCATGGCATTTACTTCCTGTATGGTGCCGTTGGCTTGGGATTGTTTATCATTTTCTTGGCATATTTTGCCGTGCTGATTGTCATTGCCCTGTTCCGCAACGTGCAGAAGTATTTCACAATGGAAGCGGGTGCGTATGGCATGGCGTTTTTGCTGGCGCTTGCCAACGCGTATAACACGGCGGGTATTCTGCGCCGACCCAATGCATCGTTTTATCTGTCCGTTATCCTCGCAGTGATTTTCTATCTGACACGCATCAAGCAGTATCCGGAGACACAGCCAAAAGGCATTTTTGCCCTGTTCGGCAAAAAGAAAACCATCAAAAACGGATAA
- a CDS encoding peptidoglycan recognition protein family protein has product MAKKRTHRRKRLSQKTKAMLRLTIFLMAVAACALYFAFRQQATQIPSDVPEQIAGIPVHTKYIPQDSQARSGRTRAIHYIVIHETDNTGAHATAKAHSAYLQENCWKEQKSWHYTVDDHEIWHHLPDNEVGYHAGDSSWKEGGNRNGIGIELCVNQGGNFEQTMRNAAQLTAYLLLQYHLTIDDVKKHQDFSGKICPSTIIETNRWQDFLNMVQEDYTAQKAQRQQAGA; this is encoded by the coding sequence TTGGCAAAGAAACGAACACACAGACGCAAACGGCTGTCCCAAAAGACAAAGGCAATGCTGCGGCTGACTATTTTTTTGATGGCTGTCGCGGCCTGTGCGCTGTATTTTGCATTTCGGCAGCAGGCGACACAGATACCCTCCGATGTGCCGGAACAGATTGCAGGCATTCCAGTGCATACCAAATACATTCCGCAAGATTCACAGGCACGTTCGGGACGCACCCGCGCGATTCATTATATTGTCATACATGAGACCGACAACACCGGCGCCCATGCGACAGCAAAAGCACACAGTGCGTACTTACAGGAAAATTGCTGGAAAGAACAAAAGAGCTGGCATTATACCGTAGACGACCACGAGATTTGGCATCATTTGCCAGACAATGAAGTGGGATATCATGCGGGAGACAGCAGCTGGAAGGAAGGCGGCAACCGAAACGGCATCGGCATTGAGCTGTGTGTCAATCAAGGCGGAAACTTTGAACAGACTATGCGCAATGCGGCACAGCTGACCGCATATTTGCTCCTTCAATATCACTTGACGATAGACGATGTCAAAAAACATCAGGACTTTTCCGGAAAAATCTGCCCGTCGACAATCATTGAAACCAATCGCTGGCAGGATTTTCTAAACATGGTGCAGGAGGATTACACGGCGCAAAAAGCACAGAGACAGCAAGCCGGTGCATAA
- a CDS encoding DUF1540 domain-containing protein, with the protein MEKCHANKSIHCSVTQCANHCSTSDYCSLDRVQIGTHEMNPTETKCTDCNSFKLG; encoded by the coding sequence ATGGAAAAATGTCATGCAAACAAGAGCATTCACTGCAGCGTAACGCAGTGCGCCAATCATTGCAGCACCTCGGATTACTGCTCTCTGGATCGGGTGCAGATTGGCACACATGAGATGAATCCGACGGAGACAAAGTGCACGGACTGCAATTCGTTCAAGCTGGGCTGA
- a CDS encoding zinc ribbon domain-containing protein produces the protein MYCRECGKKVDQWVKFCPYCGAETNFPEEEIKKEEQAKEQSRSEQKDESDNKQKKRKIKLSIKKDKSGTASSAAYSGITSIWLLICTIVHALFGVQALMHVALVSVLLSLGSAACYFLLRKTGKFPLFYAACALGVATLVRSGGEMRANFGIAALIITYFLLRGKLKLPSGGSSSNNRPFSSGKSFSLPTGSSIFGKSDLGLIQIVISLICAALICFFLFQNWLGLDVASASGTFSLTSMSALSSDLNSLVSWLVPQSDPAIVAMIIRIALFVLSIVGYIVVALEALHVVALFILRPQARGFGHMAAGLALLIAVIFFACYIGSNVYLITQMGGSFQSVIRTELAPIVVFFAAIVQRIMTAR, from the coding sequence ATGTATTGCAGAGAATGCGGAAAAAAAGTCGACCAATGGGTCAAGTTTTGTCCCTATTGCGGTGCAGAGACCAATTTTCCCGAAGAAGAAATAAAAAAAGAGGAACAGGCAAAAGAACAAAGCCGTTCCGAACAAAAAGACGAAAGCGACAACAAGCAGAAAAAGAGAAAGATTAAGCTTTCTATCAAAAAAGACAAATCCGGCACCGCGTCTTCCGCGGCGTACAGCGGCATCACGTCTATTTGGCTGCTGATTTGCACCATAGTCCACGCGCTGTTTGGCGTACAGGCATTGATGCATGTCGCACTGGTTTCCGTTTTGCTCAGCCTTGGCTCTGCCGCCTGTTATTTCTTGCTGCGCAAAACCGGCAAATTTCCGTTGTTTTACGCAGCTTGTGCGCTCGGTGTCGCCACACTGGTTCGTTCCGGCGGCGAGATGCGCGCAAACTTTGGCATTGCCGCGCTGATTATCACATATTTCCTGCTTCGCGGCAAGCTGAAACTTCCTTCCGGCGGTTCTTCTTCCAACAACAGACCGTTTTCCTCCGGAAAGTCCTTTTCCCTGCCAACCGGTTCTTCAATCTTTGGAAAAAGCGATTTGGGCTTGATACAAATTGTCATTTCGCTGATTTGCGCCGCGCTCATCTGCTTTTTCCTGTTTCAGAATTGGCTGGGACTGGATGTTGCCTCCGCGAGCGGCACGTTCAGCTTGACCAGCATGTCTGCGCTGTCCTCTGATTTAAATTCTCTGGTCAGCTGGCTGGTGCCGCAAAGCGATCCGGCTATCGTTGCTATGATTATCCGCATTGCGCTGTTTGTGCTGTCCATTGTCGGCTACATCGTCGTAGCACTGGAGGCTCTGCACGTGGTCGCACTGTTTATCCTGCGCCCACAGGCGCGCGGCTTCGGCCACATGGCAGCCGGTCTTGCCCTGCTCATCGCCGTGATTTTCTTTGCCTGCTACATCGGCAGCAACGTCTATCTCATCACACAGATGGGCGGCTCGTTCCAGTCCGTCATTCGCACGGAGTTGGCTCCGATTGTAGTATTTTTCGCCGCCATTGTGCAGAGAATCATGACTGCACGATAA
- a CDS encoding putative ABC transporter permease, producing MIISRYFVWFIVYSFLGWCFETVYCTATQRQWANRGFLYGPICPIYGCGAVSISIIIELLDFRHAPDLKVWQVFLISMVGSAIMEYLTSWVLEKWFHAYWWDYSDLPLNVNGRICLPASLLFGCAGVFIVFKLYPLISSHTTSIPPLAIEGISLGLMAVFAADFTLTLSALTRLDALMKAAEESVNQHMELFVSNLTERQLGFSQRVAEEKRRFARQNFERMTRSINPAHRRALSRIKGFRPNVQKHPREYWDTLFETLKKQRKDK from the coding sequence ATGATTATCAGCCGATATTTTGTATGGTTCATTGTATACAGCTTTTTGGGCTGGTGTTTTGAGACCGTATATTGTACCGCAACACAGCGACAATGGGCAAACCGAGGCTTTTTATACGGTCCCATCTGTCCCATTTACGGCTGCGGTGCCGTTTCCATTTCCATCATCATTGAGCTATTGGACTTCCGCCACGCGCCGGATTTAAAGGTCTGGCAGGTATTTCTCATTTCCATGGTCGGCAGCGCCATCATGGAGTATTTGACCTCTTGGGTGCTGGAAAAATGGTTTCATGCCTATTGGTGGGATTACAGCGACCTGCCGCTCAATGTCAACGGCCGCATCTGTCTGCCGGCCTCGCTCCTGTTCGGCTGTGCCGGTGTATTCATTGTATTCAAGCTGTATCCGCTGATCAGCTCGCACACAACCAGCATTCCGCCGCTTGCCATAGAGGGCATTTCCTTGGGGCTGATGGCGGTATTTGCCGCCGATTTTACGCTGACGCTATCCGCACTGACGCGTTTGGATGCCCTGATGAAAGCGGCAGAGGAAAGCGTCAATCAGCACATGGAGCTGTTTGTCTCCAATCTCACAGAACGCCAGTTGGGATTCAGCCAGCGCGTCGCTGAGGAAAAGCGCCGATTTGCCCGACAGAATTTTGAGCGCATGACGCGCTCGATCAATCCGGCGCATCGCCGCGCGTTGTCCCGCATCAAGGGCTTCCGCCCCAATGTACAAAAGCACCCGCGCGAGTACTGGGATACGCTGTTCGAGACACTCAAAAAGCAAAGAAAAGACAAGTAA
- a CDS encoding HD domain-containing protein, with the protein MPLTLTWQERRELYQMLRPYLKNEKVQQMNTYIQHGSVSTLQHCKYVAEVSCWLNRRLHIGANPRALVVGALLHDFYLYDWHTDENHEHPLHGFRHPEIARQNARRYFHVEKQTQDVIRCHMWPLTLTQVPVSRAAILVCIADKTCSLYETLFLRRRKERIHA; encoded by the coding sequence ATGCCATTGACTTTGACTTGGCAGGAACGCCGCGAGCTATATCAAATGCTCCGTCCTTACCTAAAAAACGAGAAAGTGCAGCAAATGAACACGTACATACAGCACGGCTCGGTATCCACGCTGCAGCACTGCAAATATGTCGCAGAGGTAAGCTGCTGGCTCAATCGCCGCCTACACATCGGCGCCAATCCCCGTGCGCTTGTCGTCGGTGCGCTGCTGCACGACTTTTATCTCTACGATTGGCACACAGATGAGAACCACGAACATCCGCTGCACGGATTTCGTCATCCAGAAATTGCCCGCCAAAATGCGCGGCGCTATTTTCACGTCGAAAAGCAGACGCAGGATGTCATTCGCTGTCACATGTGGCCCTTGACACTCACACAAGTTCCCGTCTCTCGCGCAGCCATTCTCGTGTGCATCGCAGACAAAACCTGTTCTCTGTATGAAACGCTCTTTCTCCGCAGACGAAAGGAGCGTATACACGCATGA
- a CDS encoding fumarylacetoacetate hydrolase family protein, whose protein sequence is MKFFQYYDENHEVRLGFCRGELLADAQASVQKSGAEIPTTLTDVLHHADQKTVLEAYQTIEPVAISGEISFAPAVSAPEKIICIGLNYKAHMDEIGFAREREFPPVFPKYPSSLTGHEQLIHLPKTGEQFDYEAELVIVIGKEAHEVTTEQAQDCIFGYTAGNDFSARDLQFKTGQWLLGKACDDFAPAGPFLVPADALDADHLHISCRVNGELRQDSNTSNMIFSCAEIVSYLSQYMTLKPGDMIYSGTPDGVILGMPDDRKKWLTHGDTIEVTIEGIGTLKNTIA, encoded by the coding sequence ATGAAATTCTTTCAGTACTATGATGAAAATCATGAGGTGCGTCTGGGTTTCTGCCGCGGGGAACTGCTGGCGGACGCACAGGCAAGCGTGCAGAAAAGCGGTGCAGAGATACCGACCACACTGACCGATGTGCTGCATCATGCGGATCAGAAAACGGTCTTGGAAGCGTATCAGACCATCGAGCCGGTTGCCATTTCCGGTGAGATTTCCTTTGCACCGGCAGTCTCCGCGCCGGAAAAGATCATCTGCATTGGCTTAAACTATAAGGCACATATGGATGAAATCGGCTTTGCACGGGAGCGGGAGTTCCCGCCGGTATTCCCGAAATATCCGTCCTCCCTGACAGGACATGAACAGCTGATTCATCTGCCAAAAACCGGAGAACAGTTTGATTATGAGGCGGAATTGGTCATTGTCATCGGCAAAGAGGCGCATGAAGTGACAACAGAACAGGCGCAGGACTGTATTTTTGGTTATACTGCGGGAAATGACTTCAGTGCCCGCGATTTGCAGTTCAAAACCGGTCAGTGGCTGCTCGGCAAGGCGTGTGATGATTTTGCACCGGCGGGCCCGTTTTTGGTGCCGGCAGATGCGCTTGACGCGGATCATTTACATATTAGCTGCCGTGTCAACGGAGAACTGCGTCAGGATTCCAACACGAGCAATATGATTTTTTCCTGTGCGGAGATTGTCAGCTATCTGTCGCAGTACATGACGCTGAAACCGGGAGATATGATTTACTCCGGCACACCGGACGGCGTCATTCTCGGCATGCCGGATGACCGGAAAAAATGGCTGACACACGGCGACACGATAGAAGTGACCATTGAAGGCATTGGCACGCTGAAAAATACCATCGCATAA
- the eutH gene encoding ethanolamine utilization protein EutH, translating to MFSELLREITDLTPWKESIDAYISNLSINSVIVTVMMIFMLLGAIDKARGNKHGYGAAFMFGDHLGFVAGVNADMIVPMIFAKLACGLSALALANLLAPQLLSKAQKAAEND from the coding sequence GTGTTCTCGGAACTGCTGAGAGAAATAACAGATCTGACACCATGGAAGGAAAGTATTGACGCATATATATCCAATCTTTCCATCAATTCGGTCATTGTCACCGTCATGATGATTTTTATGCTTCTCGGTGCAATAGATAAAGCGCGAGGCAATAAGCACGGATATGGCGCGGCGTTTATGTTCGGAGACCATTTGGGTTTTGTCGCCGGTGTCAACGCCGATATGATTGTTCCAATGATTTTTGCCAAGCTGGCATGCGGCCTCAGTGCATTGGCTTTGGCAAATTTGCTCGCACCACAGCTGCTTTCCAAAGCGCAAAAGGCGGCAGAAAATGATTGA
- a CDS encoding serine hydrolase domain-containing protein, translating into MIQDILREIKRQSLHVYQVAVYTEQGLETAQVQDAGSCQPIYSITKVFVNTCIGMLADVKSIRLDDNLLPYLQPYIRQDYPDVWNAVTIRQALAHRMGLDDGIFDIDRDDPRAYPTQDYLAYILQYPPKFQPGTHRKYTDCAHYLLSLLLETVTGKPADEYICKNLLLPLQCPPTAWTRCPDNHTIGATGAYMRAEDVAKLGWLYVNQGRYAGRQILSPAWVQQMERERFDVYPIKNTSFFVKNGIYGQSLLYSKEKRIAIAWTGHESDEKIQAFQRLCACI; encoded by the coding sequence ATGATACAAGATATATTACGAGAAATAAAACGGCAATCGCTGCATGTATATCAAGTGGCAGTATACACGGAGCAAGGGCTAGAGACTGCGCAGGTACAGGATGCCGGCAGCTGCCAGCCGATTTATTCGATAACCAAAGTGTTTGTAAACACCTGCATTGGCATGCTCGCCGATGTGAAAAGCATCCGATTGGATGACAACCTGCTGCCGTATTTGCAGCCATATATCCGACAGGATTATCCGGATGTATGGAATGCCGTGACCATTCGGCAGGCACTTGCGCACCGGATGGGACTGGATGACGGCATCTTTGATATAGACCGAGATGATCCGCGTGCGTACCCGACACAGGATTATTTGGCGTATATTTTACAGTATCCGCCGAAATTTCAGCCGGGAACACATCGAAAATACACGGATTGCGCGCATTACTTGCTCTCGCTGCTGCTGGAAACTGTGACGGGAAAACCGGCGGATGAGTATATCTGCAAAAATCTGCTGCTGCCGCTGCAATGCCCGCCGACTGCATGGACAAGATGCCCCGACAATCATACCATTGGCGCAACGGGCGCTTACATGCGGGCGGAGGACGTCGCAAAGCTGGGCTGGCTGTATGTCAATCAGGGAAGATATGCTGGGCGGCAGATACTCTCTCCGGCTTGGGTACAGCAAATGGAACGCGAACGATTTGATGTTTACCCAATCAAGAATACCAGCTTTTTTGTCAAAAATGGCATCTATGGACAGAGCCTGCTGTATAGCAAGGAAAAACGCATCGCGATTGCCTGGACAGGACACGAATCCGATGAAAAAATCCAAGCATTCCAACGCCTTTGCGCTTGCATATGA
- a CDS encoding sodium-dependent transporter: protein MDKRENFGTRLGFILVSAGCAVGLGNVWKFPYICGQNGGAAFIVLYLICLALLGWPILICEYAVGRASRHSTAKAFHVLEPKGTRWHRYRWFSVAGNYLLMMFYTMVCGWMINYALRMLTGNLKGKNPDEIANAFSNMLASPVQMTIFMVISVLIAFGICALGLKNGVERITKVMMLLLMCLMIVLAVHSLVLPNMREGLAFYLVPDLGKITEIGFGNVLFAAMSHAFFTLSLGIGAMEIFGSYLDKTNRLAGEAVSVTLLDTFVALTAGIIIIPACFAYGVQPDSGPSLLFITLPNVFNHMAGGDIWGAAFFVFMTFAALSTVIAVFENILSMTMEIFDWDRKTAVCRNIVLIILLSMPAILGFNVLSGIQPIGAGSTLMDLEDFIVSYNLLPLGSLLFVLFCAKKNGWGWDNFIREVDTGKGLRYPVFIKPYVRFVLPLLIIVIYIKGYYDMFSKYGTTSLIFWMCVAAVFLALIYSFASGKPKE, encoded by the coding sequence ATGGACAAAAGAGAAAATTTCGGTACGAGACTGGGCTTTATTCTGGTTTCTGCCGGCTGTGCAGTCGGACTCGGCAATGTGTGGAAATTTCCATATATCTGCGGACAGAACGGCGGCGCGGCATTTATTGTGCTGTATTTGATTTGTCTGGCACTGCTCGGCTGGCCGATTCTCATCTGTGAATACGCAGTGGGTCGTGCAAGCCGTCACAGTACAGCCAAGGCATTTCATGTGCTGGAGCCGAAGGGCACGCGATGGCATCGGTATCGCTGGTTCAGCGTGGCGGGCAATTATCTGCTCATGATGTTTTACACCATGGTCTGCGGCTGGATGATTAACTATGCGCTGCGCATGCTGACCGGCAATCTGAAGGGCAAAAATCCGGATGAGATTGCCAATGCATTTTCCAATATGCTGGCATCTCCGGTGCAGATGACGATTTTTATGGTTATTTCTGTGCTGATTGCCTTTGGCATCTGTGCGCTGGGCTTGAAAAATGGTGTCGAGCGCATCACAAAAGTGATGATGCTGCTATTGATGTGCCTGATGATTGTGCTGGCCGTGCATTCGCTGGTTCTGCCGAATATGCGTGAGGGTCTGGCGTTCTATCTGGTGCCGGATCTGGGAAAAATCACAGAGATTGGTTTCGGCAATGTTCTGTTTGCGGCAATGTCGCATGCGTTCTTTACCTTGAGTCTTGGCATCGGTGCCATGGAAATTTTCGGCAGCTACTTGGATAAAACCAATCGTCTGGCTGGCGAGGCTGTCAGTGTCACGCTGCTCGATACCTTTGTGGCGCTGACTGCCGGAATTATCATCATTCCGGCGTGCTTTGCTTACGGCGTGCAGCCGGATTCCGGTCCGTCTCTGCTGTTCATCACGCTGCCGAATGTATTCAATCACATGGCAGGCGGTGATATTTGGGGCGCGGCGTTTTTTGTCTTTATGACGTTTGCGGCGCTGTCCACGGTCATCGCGGTATTTGAAAACATCCTGTCTATGACAATGGAAATTTTCGATTGGGACAGAAAGACCGCCGTTTGCCGCAACATTGTGCTGATTATCCTGTTGTCGATGCCGGCAATTCTCGGCTTCAATGTGCTGTCCGGCATTCAGCCGATTGGTGCAGGCTCTACGCTGATGGATTTGGAGGACTTTATTGTCTCTTACAATCTGCTTCCGCTGGGCAGTCTGCTGTTTGTGCTGTTCTGCGCAAAGAAGAATGGCTGGGGCTGGGATAACTTTATCCGTGAGGTGGATACTGGCAAGGGTCTGCGCTATCCGGTGTTCATCAAGCCGTATGTACGCTTTGTTCTTCCGCTGCTCATCATTGTCATTTATATCAAGGGATATTACGACATGTTTTCCAAGTACGGCACGACATCGCTGATTTTCTGGATGTGCGTTGCCGCTGTATTCCTTGCGCTGATTTACAGCTTTGCATCGGGAAAACCAAAAGAGTAA
- a CDS encoding sodium-dependent transporter — protein MEKRENFGTRLGFILVSAGCAVGLGNVWKFPYICGQNGGAAFIVLYLICLAILGWPILICEYAIGRASRHSEALAFHDLEPKNTHWHRFRWFSVIGNYLLMMFYTMVAGWMINYALRMLTGNLHGLEPDQIADKFSTMLLSPVQMTIFMVVAVLLAFGVCVLGLQNGVERITKVMMILLICLMIVLAVHSLLLPNMQEGLAFYLIPDISKFAEIGYGNVLFAAMSHAFFTLSVGIGSMEIFGSYLDKSRRLTGEALSVMGLDTFVALMAGIIIIPACFAYGVQPDSGPSLLFITLPNVFNHMAGGRIWGTAFFIFMTFAALSTVIAVFENILSMTMEIFGWDRKKAVKRNIVLVILLSMPAVLGYNVLSGLQPIGVGSTIMDLEDFLVSYNLLPLGSLLAVLFCTKKNGWGWKSFLQEVDSGEGLRYPKVVYPYVRFGVPLLIIIIYIKGYYDMFAPFGTKTLVFWMCVAAAFLALIFSFTTFNRKKQ, from the coding sequence ATGGAAAAAAGAGAAAATTTCGGCACAAGACTGGGATTTATTCTGGTTTCTGCCGGCTGTGCCGTGGGATTGGGAAATGTATGGAAATTCCCGTATATCTGCGGACAAAACGGCGGTGCCGCATTTATTGTACTGTATTTGATTTGTCTGGCGATTCTGGGCTGGCCGATTTTGATTTGCGAGTACGCAATTGGCCGCGCCAGCCGTCACAGTGAAGCGCTGGCGTTTCATGATTTGGAGCCGAAAAACACGCATTGGCATAGATTCCGTTGGTTCAGCGTCATCGGAAACTATTTGCTCATGATGTTTTACACCATGGTTGCGGGCTGGATGATAAACTATGCGCTGCGCATGCTGACCGGCAATCTGCACGGCTTAGAGCCGGATCAGATTGCCGATAAATTCAGCACCATGCTGCTCTCTCCGGTACAGATGACAATTTTTATGGTTGTTGCTGTTCTGCTGGCATTTGGCGTGTGCGTGCTGGGTCTGCAAAATGGCGTGGAACGCATCACGAAGGTCATGATGATTTTGCTGATTTGCCTGATGATCGTGCTGGCAGTGCACTCGCTGCTGCTGCCGAACATGCAGGAGGGTCTGGCGTTTTATCTCATTCCGGACATCAGCAAATTCGCGGAGATTGGCTACGGCAACGTTCTGTTTGCAGCCATGTCGCATGCGTTCTTTACTTTGAGCGTCGGCATTGGCTCGATGGAGATTTTTGGCAGCTATTTGGACAAATCCAGACGGCTGACTGGAGAAGCACTCAGCGTAATGGGATTGGACACGTTTGTCGCTCTGATGGCGGGCATTATCATCATTCCGGCGTGCTTTGCATACGGCGTGCAGCCGGATTCCGGTCCGTCTTTGCTGTTTATCACGCTGCCGAATGTCTTTAACCACATGGCAGGCGGACGCATTTGGGGCACTGCATTCTTTATCTTTATGACGTTTGCAGCGCTGTCTACAGTGATTGCGGTGTTTGAAAACATCCTGTCTATGACGATGGAGATTTTTGGCTGGGATAGAAAAAAGGCAGTCAAGCGCAACATTGTTCTGGTTATTCTGCTGTCTATGCCGGCTGTGCTGGGATATAATGTGCTGTCCGGCTTGCAGCCGATTGGCGTAGGCTCTACAATTATGGATTTGGAAGACTTTTTGGTTTCGTATAATCTGCTTCCGCTGGGCAGTCTGCTCGCTGTGCTGTTCTGCACCAAGAAAAACGGTTGGGGCTGGAAAAGCTTCCTGCAGGAAGTCGATAGCGGAGAAGGTCTCCGCTATCCGAAGGTTGTCTATCCCTATGTTCGCTTTGGCGTCCCGCTGTTGATTATCATTATTTACATCAAGGGATACTACGATATGTTCGCGCCGTTTGGAACCAAAACGCTGGTTTTCTGGATGTGTGTCGCCGCAGCATTCCTTGCGCTGATCTTCAGCTTTACAACATTTAATCGAAAAAAACAGTAA
- a CDS encoding MerR family transcriptional regulator has product MYTIGQVAKQVNMPVSTLRYYDNEGLFPHLVRCSGIRKFSDNEIEALHIIECLKKSGLEIREIKKFMELCAQGSSTYPQRHALFLRQKAAVEEEMRQLEKTLDMLRFKCWYYEQAMQDGSEERIQKMLPDHLPKDIQQLYDHAHEK; this is encoded by the coding sequence ATGTACACCATCGGTCAGGTTGCCAAACAGGTTAATATGCCGGTCTCTACGCTGCGATACTATGACAACGAAGGATTGTTTCCACATCTGGTGCGTTGCTCCGGCATCCGAAAGTTCAGTGACAATGAAATTGAAGCCCTGCACATCATTGAATGCTTAAAGAAATCCGGTCTGGAAATCCGAGAAATCAAAAAGTTTATGGAGCTGTGCGCCCAAGGCAGCAGCACATATCCGCAGCGGCATGCGCTATTCCTTCGGCAGAAAGCAGCCGTCGAGGAGGAAATGCGGCAGCTGGAAAAAACACTGGACATGCTTCGCTTCAAATGCTGGTATTACGAACAGGCTATGCAGGACGGAAGCGAAGAACGCATTCAAAAAATGCTGCCGGATCATCTGCCAAAAGATATTCAGCAGTTATATGACCACGCGCATGAGAAATAA